In one Campylobacter insulaenigrae NCTC 12927 genomic region, the following are encoded:
- a CDS encoding KpsF/GutQ family sugar-phosphate isomerase: protein MLNIAKEVLEIESKTILDLTKHLNDNFIKSIELIFSIKGRCVVTGMGKSGHIGAKIAATLASTGTPSFFMHPGEALHGDLGMLTSDDVLLAISNSGETEEVLKLIPVVKRRHIPLIIMAGNAKSTLAKQADYFISIAIEKEACPLQLAPMSSTTATLAMGDAIAAVLMKKRHFQPDDFALFHPGGSLGRKLLTKVSDLMVSQKLPIVSPESEFNELIDIMTSGKLGLCIVLENEKLVGIITDGDLRRALKNNIKPRFDFKAKEIMSINPKTIEANAMASEAEELMLKHKIKEIIVTQDTKIVGIIQLYAIGNV from the coding sequence ATGTTGAATATAGCAAAGGAAGTTTTAGAGATAGAATCTAAGACTATTTTAGATTTAACCAAACACTTAAATGATAATTTTATTAAAAGTATCGAGTTGATTTTTTCTATTAAAGGCAGGTGTGTTGTAACTGGCATGGGAAAATCAGGCCACATAGGTGCTAAGATAGCTGCTACCTTAGCAAGTACGGGAACACCTAGCTTTTTTATGCATCCAGGCGAGGCTTTGCATGGAGATTTAGGTATGCTTACTAGTGATGACGTGCTTTTAGCTATATCAAATTCTGGTGAGACTGAAGAAGTTTTAAAACTTATACCAGTAGTTAAAAGACGGCATATTCCTTTGATAATCATGGCGGGTAATGCAAAGTCAACTTTGGCAAAACAAGCAGATTATTTTATTAGTATAGCTATTGAAAAAGAAGCATGCCCATTGCAACTTGCTCCAATGTCTTCTACAACAGCTACTTTAGCTATGGGTGATGCTATAGCCGCAGTTTTAATGAAAAAAAGGCATTTTCAGCCAGATGATTTTGCTTTGTTTCATCCTGGTGGAAGTTTAGGAAGAAAACTTTTAACTAAAGTAAGTGATTTGATGGTCTCACAAAAATTGCCTATAGTTTCTCCTGAGAGTGAATTTAATGAATTGATTGATATTATGACAAGTGGAAAACTTGGACTTTGTATAGTGTTAGAAAATGAAAAATTAGTCGGTATAATTACTGATGGAGATTTAAGAAGAGCACTAAAAAATAATATTAAGCCAAGATTTGATTTTAAAGCTAAAGAAATAATGAGTATTAATCCTAAAACTATAGAAGCAAATGCTATGGCTAGTGAAGCTGAAGAGCTTATGTTAAAACATAAGATTAAAGAAATAATTGTCACACAAGATACAAAAATAGTAGGTATTATACAACTTTATGCAATAGGAAATGTGTGA
- a CDS encoding GDP-L-fucose synthase family protein, with protein sequence MDKNSKIYIAGHRGTAGSAILKRLQALGYTNLVFKTHDELDLTNNIAVKEFFEKEKPEYIFFAAAKLGHLGMQMPAELFYENLTMQNNIFHNAYLYDVKKLIFFGSSWMYPQSAENPIKEEYLLTDELEYNAESYALPKITGIKMCEAYNLQYNTNFLSVALTNLYGETKDFDFKTAKVLPAMLRKFHLAKLLNEKQYDNILKDLNMDTIESSVEHLNKNGIYENHIEIWGSGNTRREFIHSQDLADACIFIMNNIDFSHLYDKDVKQIKNTHINVGTGQDLSIKDLAYLIKDIVGFKGEIRFDTSKPDSPMNRLLDCSKIHSLGWKHKIELEDGIKNMYKWYLE encoded by the coding sequence ATGGATAAAAATTCAAAAATTTATATAGCAGGACATAGAGGAACTGCAGGTAGTGCTATACTAAAGCGTTTACAAGCTCTAGGTTATACCAATTTAGTATTTAAAACACATGATGAATTAGATTTGACCAATAATATAGCTGTTAAAGAATTTTTTGAAAAAGAAAAGCCAGAATACATTTTTTTTGCAGCTGCTAAATTGGGGCACTTAGGGATGCAGATGCCAGCTGAACTTTTTTATGAAAATCTCACAATGCAAAATAATATTTTTCATAATGCTTATTTATATGATGTAAAAAAACTTATATTTTTTGGTAGTTCTTGGATGTATCCACAATCAGCTGAAAATCCTATAAAAGAAGAGTATTTATTAACAGATGAATTAGAATACAATGCCGAGTCCTATGCTTTACCTAAAATAACAGGCATTAAGATGTGTGAAGCATATAATTTACAATATAATACTAATTTTTTATCAGTTGCATTAACTAATTTATATGGAGAAACTAAAGATTTTGATTTTAAAACAGCCAAAGTATTGCCTGCTATGCTCAGGAAATTTCATCTTGCGAAGTTATTAAATGAAAAACAATATGATAATATTTTAAAAGATTTAAATATGGACACTATAGAATCTAGTGTAGAACATTTAAATAAAAATGGGATATATGAAAATCATATAGAAATTTGGGGAAGTGGGAATACTAGAAGAGAATTTATACATAGCCAAGATTTAGCTGATGCTTGTATTTTTATAATGAATAATATTGATTTTTCACATTTATATGATAAAGATGTAAAACAAATTAAAAATACTCACATTAATGTTGGAACCGGTCAAGATTTATCTATAAAAGATTTAGCTTATCTTATTAAGGATATAGTTGGATTTAAAGGAGAAATAAGATTTGATACAAGTAAGCCAGATAGTCCTATGAATAGGTTGTTGGATTGTTCTAAAATTCATTCTTTAGGTTGGAAGCATAAAATAGAACTTGAAGATGGTATAAAGAATATGTATAAGTGGTATTTAGAGTAA
- a CDS encoding capsular polysaccharide biosynthesis protein gives MQNSAILRIKNQLAYRLGSTMIEHRANGGGYLSLIYKLYKIKKEYTKEQKIYKQTIKLFPQLTYPRLETCCDYNESIKYKFHLSYMLGIVLINADKNKFKGGYFTLFKDIKKAKKDYKNINSILKEFNIISSCVYEVIANNKDKFINNFEKIKEVLHTHKDYQAIIDNIFHNFDYFLNNFELIKEWLLSDDFYQKYKKENHPYPSLLDPKKLNDENEQINYHNIPAELAWEMNLPLPDNYEFVVLGSSLSGHGALHMYLELCDINIISCSHHDSYSMYFYYYTNLLKNGLYNIIAYFDYTHIYISRKDLNRFLKLINNTKPAVYLARDPISRLKTGLNHINFKVDKIDNCDLKTPVHNILDRETYYFEAKNPTCEHIRTYWSYAESFLRMDFMINSLKPKCINYIDMEYIRPSKILHTLQNLNSLYNIPRIPFEHELDNGLTYDELGVLLPITLNANLKDVLENGTDKNIQIIITTKQLKNVYKLKNYKNINNILIHNIFKNLIFCVHNNDLNYFLNNTKLKEYTQKYLNKFILELDQKMKDKKKHLIKEENILKFMKENREIRNIWKNTFNAQLNHIKTNRPDIIASWKYYQEFEKICDDTN, from the coding sequence ATGCAAAATTCAGCAATATTAAGAATTAAAAACCAACTAGCTTATCGCTTAGGTTCTACTATGATAGAACATAGAGCTAATGGGGGGGGGTATTTAAGCTTAATATATAAATTATATAAAATAAAAAAAGAATACACTAAAGAACAAAAAATATATAAACAAACTATAAAATTATTTCCTCAACTTACTTATCCAAGATTAGAAACTTGTTGTGATTATAATGAAAGTATAAAATATAAATTTCATCTTTCTTATATGCTAGGGATTGTTTTAATTAATGCTGATAAAAATAAATTTAAAGGTGGATATTTTACTTTATTTAAAGATATAAAAAAAGCTAAAAAAGATTATAAAAATATAAATTCTATCTTGAAAGAATTTAATATTATCTCATCTTGCGTGTATGAAGTAATAGCAAATAATAAAGATAAATTTATAAACAATTTTGAAAAAATCAAAGAAGTCTTACATACTCACAAAGATTATCAAGCTATTATAGATAATATCTTTCATAATTTTGATTATTTTTTAAATAATTTTGAATTAATAAAAGAATGGTTATTATCAGATGATTTTTATCAAAAATATAAAAAAGAAAATCATCCTTATCCATCATTATTAGATCCTAAAAAACTTAATGATGAAAATGAACAAATAAATTATCATAATATCCCTGCTGAACTTGCATGGGAGATGAATTTACCTTTACCGGATAATTATGAATTTGTAGTACTTGGTTCATCATTATCAGGTCATGGTGCATTGCATATGTATCTTGAACTTTGTGATATAAATATAATAAGTTGCTCTCATCATGATTCATATTCAATGTATTTTTATTACTATACAAATTTACTCAAAAATGGCCTATATAATATAATTGCGTATTTTGATTATACCCACATTTATATTAGCAGAAAAGATTTAAATAGATTTTTAAAACTCATTAATAATACAAAACCTGCTGTATATCTTGCACGAGATCCTATATCTAGACTAAAAACTGGACTTAACCATATAAATTTTAAAGTAGACAAAATTGACAATTGTGATTTGAAAACACCTGTACACAATATTTTAGATAGAGAAACTTACTATTTTGAAGCCAAAAATCCAACATGTGAACACATACGAACTTATTGGAGCTATGCAGAATCTTTTTTAAGAATGGATTTTATGATAAATTCTCTAAAACCAAAATGTATTAATTATATTGATATGGAATATATTAGACCTAGTAAAATTCTACACACATTACAAAATTTAAATTCTCTATATAATATCCCAAGAATACCTTTTGAGCATGAATTGGACAATGGTTTAACTTATGATGAACTTGGCGTATTGTTACCAATTACACTAAATGCAAATTTAAAAGATGTATTAGAGAATGGGACTGATAAAAATATACAAATTATTATTACCACAAAACAATTAAAAAATGTATATAAGTTAAAAAACTATAAGAATATTAATAACATTTTAATACACAATATTTTTAAGAATTTAATATTTTGTGTTCACAATAATGATTTAAATTATTTTTTAAACAACACTAAATTAAAAGAATATACTCAGAAATATCTTAATAAATTTATTTTAGAATTAGATCAAAAAATGAAAGACAAGAAAAAACATTTAATTAAAGAAGAAAATATATTAAAATTTATGAAAGAAAATAGAGAAATAAGAAATATTTGGAAAAATACTTTCAACGCTCAATTAAATCATATTAAAACTAATCGTCCTGACATAATAGCATCTTGGAAATATTATCAAGAATTTGAAAAAATATGTGATGATACTAATTAA
- a CDS encoding glycosyltransferase-like protein, family 2 — protein MKLSIIIPFGLSKERNYIEERVRSKANEFRSDDKVEYIFVEGYSSLKHDLKNFIESKGHIYIKDESQIDFFSQGKCRNLGAIFANAKVITFLDVDCYISSFSLEKILNLIDVKNISQSINEILVLPVIYLSKEGSEFIYKQDKKMWDDIIKNDLIGGKRTLIKYFSLVSSTVILNRHKFLSLGGNNNEFIGHSYEDHDFFARLLFNTTDFLKSPKALCYDEGTWNIRKFKGFRAWFSLLGYEMSFHGVYMYHFFHEEPNQNNYMSNRRKNHKKFYENLKSLKKYQITPLLDKSVLNDKILLLCNDEKLILNSLRDVISYIGKIQSEKESYFFDGSNFQQDKFLNFIKDKKINVVLFPNPYGNEKRRIIYDFVRENNIKFICYDRGALPDSWFFDVNGFNYDSTSYHENNWNKNLNEKQILECQKYIDNVINGNNFLEKQGKRKLYFLEKKYKNSNKKVVFIPLQVENDSVVKYFAYKPFSYENFLGIINKLAEKLQNTHIFIAKKHPLSLKIHSNQYKKIYFVDNNTNIIDLINVCDVLVTLNSGVGVYAMMMNKPCINCANAFYNFEGINYKAKDEQELEKLLNSDLKVDYNKVLKFVYFLNKYFYSYGKSEYKKTFKNKRFYNKVQSIKFYEINIDFENKLKLESVDKIMYNLNSLVYQPYIYEIKNNNLFVKIFDLLLPDFVKTKISHLRYYRLLKKLLYSPKLFFEDMKKIN, from the coding sequence GTGAAACTTTCTATTATAATTCCTTTTGGTTTAAGCAAAGAACGAAATTATATAGAAGAAAGAGTAAGATCTAAAGCAAATGAATTTAGGAGTGATGATAAGGTTGAGTATATTTTTGTTGAAGGATATTCATCTTTAAAGCATGATTTAAAAAATTTTATAGAAAGTAAAGGACATATTTATATAAAAGATGAAAGTCAAATAGATTTTTTTTCACAAGGTAAGTGTCGTAATCTTGGTGCAATCTTTGCTAATGCTAAAGTAATTACATTCTTAGATGTAGATTGTTATATTTCTTCATTTTCTTTAGAAAAAATTTTAAACCTTATAGATGTTAAAAATATATCACAAAGCATTAATGAAATTTTGGTTTTACCTGTAATATATCTTAGTAAAGAAGGTAGTGAATTTATTTATAAACAAGATAAAAAAATGTGGGATGATATCATTAAAAATGATCTTATCGGTGGAAAACGAACTTTGATAAAATATTTTTCTTTAGTATCAAGTACTGTCATTTTAAATAGACATAAATTCTTATCTCTTGGTGGCAATAACAATGAATTCATAGGTCATAGCTATGAAGATCATGATTTTTTTGCAAGATTATTGTTTAATACTACAGATTTTTTAAAATCTCCTAAAGCACTTTGTTATGATGAGGGTACTTGGAATATTAGAAAATTTAAAGGTTTTAGAGCTTGGTTTTCTTTGCTTGGTTATGAGATGAGTTTTCATGGTGTATATATGTATCATTTTTTTCATGAAGAACCTAATCAAAATAATTATATGTCTAATCGTAGAAAAAATCATAAAAAATTTTATGAGAATTTAAAGAGTTTGAAAAAGTATCAAATTACACCTTTGCTGGATAAAAGTGTATTAAATGATAAGATATTACTTTTATGTAATGATGAGAAATTAATTTTAAATTCCTTAAGAGATGTCATTTCATATATTGGAAAAATTCAAAGTGAAAAGGAAAGTTATTTTTTTGATGGTAGCAATTTTCAACAAGATAAATTTTTAAATTTTATTAAAGATAAAAAAATTAATGTAGTGTTATTTCCAAACCCTTACGGTAATGAAAAAAGACGCATTATATATGATTTTGTAAGAGAAAATAATATTAAGTTTATTTGTTATGATAGAGGTGCATTACCTGATAGTTGGTTCTTTGATGTTAATGGATTTAATTATGATTCTACTTCATATCATGAAAATAATTGGAACAAAAATCTTAACGAAAAGCAGATTTTAGAATGTCAAAAGTATATTGATAATGTAATTAATGGAAATAATTTTTTAGAAAAACAAGGAAAAAGAAAATTATACTTTTTGGAAAAAAAATACAAAAATTCAAATAAAAAAGTAGTTTTTATCCCTTTACAGGTTGAAAATGATAGCGTAGTAAAATATTTTGCTTACAAACCATTTTCATATGAAAATTTTTTAGGTATTATCAATAAGCTGGCAGAAAAATTACAAAATACTCACATTTTTATAGCGAAAAAACATCCATTAAGTTTGAAAATTCACTCAAATCAATATAAAAAAATATATTTTGTTGATAATAATACCAATATCATCGATTTAATAAACGTTTGTGATGTTTTGGTGACTTTAAATTCTGGGGTTGGTGTTTATGCTATGATGATGAATAAACCTTGTATAAACTGTGCTAATGCTTTTTATAACTTTGAAGGTATAAATTACAAGGCAAAAGATGAACAAGAACTTGAAAAACTTTTAAATAGTGATTTGAAAGTAGATTACAATAAGGTTTTAAAATTTGTATATTTTTTAAATAAATATTTTTATAGTTATGGTAAATCAGAATATAAAAAAACTTTTAAAAATAAAAGATTTTATAATAAAGTGCAAAGTATTAAATTTTATGAAATAAATATTGATTTTGAAAACAAATTAAAACTAGAATCTGTAGATAAAATAATGTATAATTTAAATTCTTTAGTATATCAACCTTATATTTATGAGATAAAAAATAATAATTTATTTGTAAAAATATTTGATTTATTGTTGCCAGATTTTGTTAAGACAAAGATTTCTCATCTAAGGTATTATAGACTTTTAAAAAAATTATTGTATAGTCCAAAGTTATTTTTTGAGGATATGAAAAAAATTAATTAG
- a CDS encoding dTDP-4-dehydrorhamnose 3,5-epimerase family protein — translation MAIEFDIQESKILKGVYIITPNKFKDLRGEIWTAFTSESIDKLLPDNLKFIHDKFIYSKHNVIRGIHGDNKTYKLATCVHGEVHQVVVDCRKESSTYLKWEKFVINEQNQQIILVPAGFGNAHYVSSNGAVYYYKCAYLGEYVDADDQFTYAWNDERMGIDWPTRNPILSERDILASNKG, via the coding sequence ATGGCAATAGAATTTGATATACAAGAATCAAAAATTTTAAAAGGGGTATATATCATTACTCCTAACAAATTTAAAGATTTAAGAGGTGAAATTTGGACAGCTTTTACAAGTGAAAGTATAGATAAACTTTTGCCAGATAACCTTAAATTTATACATGATAAATTTATTTATTCTAAACATAATGTTATCAGAGGAATTCATGGAGATAACAAGACTTATAAACTTGCCACTTGCGTTCATGGGGAAGTTCATCAGGTAGTTGTCGATTGTAGAAAGGAAAGCTCTACTTATCTTAAATGGGAAAAATTTGTTATCAATGAGCAAAATCAGCAAATTATATTAGTCCCAGCAGGTTTTGGAAATGCTCATTATGTAAGTAGTAATGGTGCTGTGTATTATTATAAATGTGCGTATTTAGGAGAGTATGTTGATGCTGATGATCAATTTACTTATGCTTGGAACGATGAAAGAATGGGGATTGATTGGCCAACTAGAAATCCTATTCTTTCAGAAAGAGATATTTTAGCATCAAATAAAGGATGA
- a CDS encoding discoidin domain-containing protein, translating into MRCLKIQADLPFWCVCGGMFSFDYLLKIEFKFLDGLIHEDVHSGIFTFSQADLIYVFPKNLYNYRIRSASTATYDKLVTKDNIPPYIHNLYIAFDNNLKLAKEYHAKSSIFLNAYHIRKFISDILNEQKGLILEEAFFSFLYFWHFDFKDFKKDPRGITSLLKMYKPVYEENHSRYPEFDFFCKYGLVKYRINNHLAYILGKILITNSKINNFYKIPFKLIYAAIEFKFTKRDKDLPKLHEYPDYKNVYVIQGYLSYKLGKIIIDSFKKWYYGKPFLIPFLFYKTYKKFKLSRENKKNLEIKNDTFIFPDNALINIAKNKQAIQSSLSVYSKFNDASRALNYDLNINNYAFCTSANKHNWWLIDLEKAVYIECIRLFNTKNIFSRSKLCNVEIYTSIDNIHWTFIPQEFCKWKYNDFECDIVLSNKISVRYVKLSLREETLSLSKVEIFKRNKKGYIVSAKPDGFGMRLASMLVGMYLAKKLDFNFGFTWPNSIDLAFMGITESKNDSDICYLGNAMDEVDKVFDEVFISKFLLDKDALASNHGNIIRKKERNLDFLSDISNFEEDWGWYSTDILPSKWLKDCNEEECLGEISDLYKNISFSDEYKNIICDVEDKFSNLQNNFIALHIRGGDIIYSKIRKSPNFTPVVERFFPYEIALEIAIMELKNNKNIIVFGQDLNANKELVMYLQSLREYKHLSIIDISSLIKVEYNEMQRAFFEINFMSKAQKIYSAKESVFSKIAMMISGKNILLSFHNVFNQQEQLKLIAQNMYILNLHPLQVSMSYFRLFQLSQELGQSIEESMQYLYEALKIDDDNDGYRIYILKCLFTQKKYEDINLELKSILSQRYHRFYETLLPYSLGGFDECYKDYIEFDNIHYPYIVFLAMNICEFLGDLNRYYYLKSLIEKSIHRDEILSISNSFSIHKEYNVVKYIKSSLYYKLGNSLISMNILMIFKMLSNEKKQNKLIGGIENRLQLENLCVCDEAKEVMNHLSYRFGILLFNTHKSWYKGAYLLLPYRLYKEYRNFKQGKKKWQ; encoded by the coding sequence ATGAGATGCTTAAAAATTCAAGCAGATTTGCCTTTCTGGTGTGTGTGTGGGGGCATGTTTTCTTTTGATTACCTATTAAAGATAGAATTTAAATTTTTAGATGGTTTGATACATGAAGATGTACATTCTGGTATATTTACATTCTCACAAGCTGATCTAATATATGTTTTTCCTAAAAATTTGTATAATTACCGTATCAGATCAGCATCTACTGCTACATACGATAAACTCGTGACAAAGGATAATATACCTCCTTATATTCATAATTTATATATCGCATTTGATAATAATTTGAAACTTGCAAAAGAGTATCATGCAAAAAGTAGTATTTTTTTGAATGCATACCATATTAGAAAATTTATTAGTGATATTTTAAATGAACAAAAAGGTCTCATCTTAGAAGAAGCTTTTTTTTCATTTTTATATTTTTGGCATTTTGATTTTAAAGATTTTAAAAAAGATCCTAGAGGAATAACTAGTTTGTTAAAAATGTATAAGCCAGTATATGAAGAAAATCACAGTCGTTATCCAGAATTTGATTTTTTTTGCAAATATGGATTGGTTAAATATAGGATAAATAATCACTTAGCTTATATATTGGGTAAAATTCTAATTACCAATAGTAAAATTAATAATTTTTATAAAATACCTTTTAAATTAATTTATGCAGCTATTGAATTTAAATTTACTAAGAGAGATAAAGATTTACCAAAACTTCACGAATATCCTGATTATAAAAATGTATATGTTATACAAGGATATCTTTCCTATAAATTAGGAAAAATAATTATCGATTCATTTAAAAAGTGGTATTATGGTAAACCATTTTTGATTCCTTTTTTATTTTATAAAACATACAAGAAATTTAAATTAAGTAGAGAAAATAAGAAGAATTTAGAAATAAAAAATGATACATTCATATTTCCAGATAATGCCTTGATAAATATAGCTAAAAACAAACAAGCAATACAAAGTTCTCTAAGTGTATATTCTAAATTTAATGATGCCTCTAGAGCTTTAAATTATGATTTAAACATAAATAATTATGCTTTTTGCACTAGTGCAAATAAGCATAATTGGTGGTTGATTGATCTAGAAAAAGCAGTGTATATAGAGTGTATAAGATTATTTAATACTAAAAATATTTTTTCAAGATCTAAATTATGCAATGTTGAAATTTATACTTCGATTGATAATATACATTGGACTTTTATCCCTCAGGAATTTTGTAAGTGGAAATATAATGATTTTGAATGTGATATTGTCTTATCGAATAAAATTTCTGTAAGATATGTAAAGTTATCATTAAGAGAGGAGACACTTAGTTTGTCTAAAGTTGAAATTTTCAAAAGAAATAAAAAAGGGTATATTGTTTCAGCAAAACCAGATGGCTTTGGTATGAGACTTGCAAGTATGTTAGTTGGTATGTATTTGGCAAAAAAACTCGATTTTAATTTCGGATTTACTTGGCCTAATTCTATAGATTTAGCATTCATGGGTATTACAGAATCTAAAAACGATAGTGATATTTGTTATCTTGGAAATGCTATGGATGAAGTAGATAAAGTATTTGACGAAGTATTCATCTCAAAATTTTTATTGGATAAAGATGCATTAGCCTCTAATCATGGAAATATTATTAGAAAAAAGGAAAGAAATCTTGATTTTTTGTCTGATATAAGTAATTTTGAAGAAGATTGGGGGTGGTATTCTACTGATATATTACCAAGTAAATGGCTTAAAGATTGTAATGAAGAAGAGTGTCTAGGTGAGATTAGTGATTTATATAAAAATATAAGTTTCTCTGATGAATATAAGAATATTATATGTGATGTAGAAGATAAATTCTCGAATTTACAAAACAATTTTATAGCTTTGCATATCAGAGGAGGAGATATTATTTATTCTAAAATAAGAAAATCTCCTAATTTTACTCCAGTTGTGGAGAGGTTTTTTCCATATGAGATCGCTTTAGAAATTGCTATTATGGAATTGAAGAACAACAAAAATATTATAGTTTTTGGACAGGATTTGAATGCTAATAAAGAATTAGTAATGTATTTGCAATCTTTACGAGAATATAAACATTTAAGCATTATCGATATTAGTTCATTGATAAAAGTAGAATACAATGAAATGCAACGGGCTTTTTTTGAAATTAATTTTATGTCTAAAGCACAAAAAATTTATTCAGCTAAAGAATCTGTGTTTTCTAAGATTGCTATGATGATTTCAGGAAAAAATATATTATTGTCTTTTCATAATGTTTTTAATCAACAAGAGCAATTAAAATTAATTGCTCAAAATATGTATATATTAAATCTACATCCTTTGCAAGTTTCCATGTCTTATTTTAGGCTTTTTCAATTATCTCAAGAATTAGGTCAATCTATTGAAGAGAGTATGCAATATCTTTATGAGGCTTTGAAGATTGATGATGATAACGATGGATATAGAATATACATTCTAAAATGTTTGTTTACACAAAAAAAATACGAAGATATTAATTTGGAGTTAAAAAGTATTTTATCGCAACGTTATCATAGATTTTATGAAACATTACTACCTTATTCTTTGGGTGGTTTTGATGAATGTTATAAGGATTATATAGAATTTGATAACATTCATTATCCGTATATAGTATTCTTGGCTATGAATATATGTGAATTTTTAGGAGATTTAAACAGGTATTATTACTTAAAATCACTTATAGAAAAAAGTATACATAGGGATGAGATTCTCTCCATATCTAATTCTTTCTCTATTCATAAAGAATATAATGTAGTAAAATATATTAAATCAAGTCTTTATTATAAATTAGGTAATTCATTAATATCTATGAATATATTGATGATATTTAAAATGTTAAGTAATGAAAAAAAACAAAATAAATTAATAGGTGGTATTGAAAATAGGTTGCAGTTAGAAAATCTTTGCGTTTGTGATGAAGCTAAAGAGGTTATGAATCATTTATCTTATAGATTTGGTATATTGTTGTTTAATACACATAAGTCTTGGTACAAAGGGGCTTATTTATTATTACCTTATAGACTTTATAAAGAGTATAGAAATTTTAAACAAGGAAAGAAAAAATGGCAATAG